The Prionailurus bengalensis isolate Pbe53 chromosome B1, Fcat_Pben_1.1_paternal_pri, whole genome shotgun sequence genomic interval GCAGGAACCAACTGCAGACTTTAAAGTCTGCTCAACATGTGGATGCAGCAGAGAAATGACCTGTCCAGACAAGCCAGGGCAACTCATAAACTGGTTCATCTGCTCCCTGTGCGTCCCGCGGGTGCGTAAACTCTGGAGCAGCCGGCGCCCAAGGACCCGGAGGAACCTCCTGCTGGGCACTGCCTGCGCCATCTACTTGGGCTTTCTGGTGAGCCAGGTGGGACGTGCCTCTCTCCAGCAAGGAAGGGCAGCAGAAAAGGGGCCGCACCGGGGTCGTGACACCGTCGAGGCGCCCTTCCCTGAGATACCCTTGGATGGTACCCTGGCCCCTCCAGAGTCCCAGGGCAATGGGACCACGCTGCCGCTCAACGTGGTGTACATTACCCTACGCTCCAAGCGCAGCAAGCCTGCCAATATCCGTGGCACAGTGAAACCCAAGCGCAGAAAGAAGTATGCAGTGGCATCtccagccctggggcaggaggcttTGGTTGGGCCATCCCTTCAGCCACAGGAAGCTGCAAGGGCAGCTGATGCTGAAGTGCAGGGAGGAAACCTGGGCAAGGTTGGGGAACGACCCTGGAGGTTGATACGGGGTTCAGGGGTGCAGGTTGGTGGCTCAGATTTTCAGCGACCCGAGACCAGGGAGAGCAACATCAGGATCTACAGCGAGAGCGCCCCCTCGTGGCTGAGCAAAGAAGACATCCTCAGAATGCGCCTGTTGGCGGATGGTGCCGTGGCCGGTCTTCACCCAATTTCCTCTAAGAGCGGAGCCCGCTTGCTGGTGCTGGAGGGGAGCGCCGCTGGCTCTGTGCCTGGCTGCGGCCCCAGCCCCTGTGGACTGCTCAAGCAGCCCTTGGACATGAGTGAGGTGTTCGCCTTCCACCTGGACAGGATCCTTGGGCTCAACAGGACCCTGCCGTCTGTGAGCAGGAAATCAGAGTTCATCCAAGGTAACAGCTTCACATGCTTCGTTATTTGCAGCTGTTGGGGATTCgggttgatttttctcttttccctcactCTCCTTTTCGAAATGATTTTCTCCACCCACGTTTCACATTTGGACAGCAGCAGCATGTCTTTCCATACGTTTGG includes:
- the GASK1B gene encoding Golgi-associated kinase 1B; the encoded protein is MTCPDKPGQLINWFICSLCVPRVRKLWSSRRPRTRRNLLLGTACAIYLGFLVSQVGRASLQQGRAAEKGPHRGRDTVEAPFPEIPLDGTLAPPESQGNGTTLPLNVVYITLRSKRSKPANIRGTVKPKRRKKYAVASPALGQEALVGPSLQPQEAARAADAEVQGGNLGKVGERPWRLIRGSGVQVGGSDFQRPETRESNIRIYSESAPSWLSKEDILRMRLLADGAVAGLHPISSKSGARLLVLEGSAAGSVPGCGPSPCGLLKQPLDMSEVFAFHLDRILGLNRTLPSVSRKSEFIQDGRPCPVTLWDSSLSPTSNETHSSVKLTWGTYQQSLKQKCWQNGRVPKPEWGCTEIHHHEWSKLALFDFLLQIYNRLDINCCGFRPRKEDACVQNGLRPKCDNQDSVALAHVIQRKHDPRHLVFIDNKGFFDRSEDNLNFKLLEGIKEFPESAVSVLKSQHLRQKLLQSLFLDKVYWESQGGRQGIEKLIDVIEQRAKILLTYINAHGAKVLPMNE